The proteins below come from a single Flavobacterium lindanitolerans genomic window:
- a CDS encoding sensor of ECF-type sigma factor, whose product MKNLFLILLVFGLTASAQDDKREQIKSLKTAFITTELSLTSDEAAKFWPVYNAFDEKQFELKHQKMRALGKKLDAMDAMTDKEALALINQMEDYENELFQNRRKLVSSLKTILSPVKILKLKKAEDDFNRKLLRQYKEKGPRK is encoded by the coding sequence ATGAAAAATCTATTTCTTATTTTGCTCGTTTTTGGACTAACCGCTTCTGCCCAGGACGATAAAAGAGAACAAATCAAGTCCTTAAAAACGGCTTTTATTACTACTGAACTTTCGCTAACTTCTGATGAAGCTGCAAAATTCTGGCCTGTCTATAATGCATTTGATGAGAAACAATTCGAATTAAAACATCAGAAAATGCGTGCCTTAGGAAAAAAACTGGATGCGATGGATGCGATGACAGACAAGGAAGCTTTGGCTCTTATCAACCAGATGGAAGATTATGAAAACGAATTGTTTCAAAACAGAAGAAAATTGGTTAGCAGCCTGAAAACAATACTCTCGCCTGTAAAAATCTTAAAACTGAAAAAGGCGGAAGATGATTTCAACC